In the genome of Drosophila pseudoobscura strain MV-25-SWS-2005 chromosome 3, UCI_Dpse_MV25, whole genome shotgun sequence, one region contains:
- the LOC6898786 gene encoding trypsin delta has product MLKFVILLSAVACALGGTIPEGLLPQLDGRIVGGTATTISSFPWQISLQRSGSHSCGGSVYSASIVVTAAHCLQSVSASTLQVRAGSTYWSSGGTVVKVASFKNHEGYNANTMVNDIAVIRLSSALGLSSTIKAIGLASSAPANGAAASVSGWGTLSYGSSSIPTTLQYVNVNIVSQSQCASSTYGYGSEIKSTMICAYSSGKDACQGDSGGPLVSGGVLVGVVSWGYGCAYANYPGVYADVAALRSWVVSAASSV; this is encoded by the coding sequence ATGTTGAAGTTCGTGATCTTGTTGTCTGCTGTCGCCTGCGCCCTGGGAGGCACCATCCCAGAGGGTCTCCTGCCCCAGCTGGATGGCCGCATTGTTGGAGGCACCGCCACCACCATTAGCAGCTTCCCCTGGCAGATCTCCCTGCAGCGCAGTGGCTCCCACTCCTGCGGTGGCTCGGTCTACTCCGCCAGCATCGTTGTGACCGCTGCTCACTGCCTGCAGTCCGTGTCCGCCTCGACCCTCCAGGTCCGTGCCGGTTCCACCTACTGGAGCTCCGGCGGCACCGTCGTCAAGGTTGCATCCTTCAAGAACCACGAGGGCTACAACGCCAACACCATGGTCAACGACATCGCTGTCATCAGGCTGAGCTCTGCCCTGGGCCTCAGCTCCACCATCAAGGCTATCGGTCTGGCCAGTTCTGCTCCCGCTaacggtgctgctgcttccgtCTCCGGATGGGGTACCCTGTCGtacggctccagctccatcccCACCACCCTGCAGTACGTGAACGTGAACATCGTCAGCCAGTCGCAGTGCGCTTCCTCCACCTACGGTTATGGCAGTGAGATCAAGTCCACCATGATCTGCGCTTATTCCAGCGGCAAGGATGCCTGCCAGGGTGATTCCGGCGGCCCATTGGTATCCGGCGGTGTCCTCGTTGGTGTTGTGTCCTGGGGCTATGGCTGCGCCTACGCCAACTACCCCGGTGTATACGCCGATGTTGCTGCTCTCCGCTCCTGGGTGGTCAGCGCCGCCAGCTCGGTCTAA
- the LOC4805104 gene encoding trypsin iota-like produces the protein MTATGIVLLLVLLILGVTTANETKGRIVGGAEQAIHNAPWQVSIQISARHECGGVIYSKDIIITAGHCLDGKSVTLMKVRVGAEHHNYGGTLVPVAAYKVHEKFDLKYLHYDIAVMRLSAPLSFGLSIKAINLARVSPSGGTNATVSGWGYTEQDGSYAGNLQTVQLQIIERGQCASSAYGYGWDYVGEETICAAYAERDACTGDSGGPLVANHLLVGIVSWGYKCALDNYPGVYADVAVLRPWIVNAANAI, from the coding sequence ATGACCGCCACTGGGATAGTTTTGCTGCTCGTCCTCCTCATTCTTGGAGTAACCACAGCCAACGAGACCAAGGGACGCATTGTGGGCGGAGCCGAGCAGGCCATTCACAATGCGCCCTGGCAGGTGTCCATACAGATCAGTGCACGTCACGAATGCGGCGGCGTCATCTACAGCAAGGATATTATTATCACGGCGGGGCACTGCTTGGACGGGAAATCCGTTACTCTGATGAAGGTGCGCGTGGGTGCCGAACACCACAACTACGGCGGAACTTTGGTACCTGTAGCGGCCTACAAGGTACACGAGAAGTTCGACTTGAAATATCTCCACTACGATATTGCAGTGATGCGTCTGTCCGCACCTCTCAGCTTCGGCCTCTCCATAAAGGCCATCAATTTGGCCAGAGTAAGTCCCTCAGGCGGAACAAATGCCACCGTTAGCGGTTGGGGCTACACAGAGCAGGACGGTAGCTACGCCGGCAACCTCCAGACGGTCCAGCTGCAGATCATCGAGCGAGGACAATGCGCCTCCAGCGCGTATGGCTACGGCTGGGACTATGTTGGGGAGGAAACGATCTGCGCCGCCTACGCTGAAAGGGATGCCTGCACGGGAGACTCTGGTGGTCCACTGGTAGCGAACCACTTGCTGGTGGGCATCGTCTCCTGGGGATACAAGTGTGCGCTTGATAACTACCCGGGTGTGTATGCAGATGTGGCCGTTCTAAGACCTTGGATAGTTAACGcagcaaatgcaatttaa
- the LOC4805109 gene encoding coiled-coil domain-containing protein 103, giving the protein MDDLKITQDDLRRLRESCLQGIRESELYQLRNDAKLRAVHSTQSYEEFKDIVDAAHLRPVTKADKSNAQTKSRLWNSATRE; this is encoded by the exons ATGGACGACTTGAAGATAACGCAGGATGATCTGCGACGGTTGCGGGAGAGCTGTCTACAGGGAATCCGCGAGAGTGAACTCTACCAGCTGCGGAACGACGCCAAGCTTCGGGCTGTCCACAGCACCCAGAGCTACGAGGAGTTCAA GGACATTGTAGATGCAGCTCACCTGCGTCCCGTCACCAAGGCGGACAAGAGTAATGCACAGACGAAGAGTCGCTTGTGGAACTCTGCCACACGTGAATGA
- the LOC6898785 gene encoding trypsin alpha-like, producing the protein MLKFVILLSAVACALGGTIPEGLLPQLDGRIVGGSATTISSFPWQISLQRSGSHSCGGSVYSANIIVTAAHCLQSVSASTLQVRAGSTYWSSGGTAVKVASFKNHEGYNANTMVNDIAVIRLSSSLGFSSTIKAIGLASSAPANGAAASVSGWGTQSSGSSSIPTTLQYVNVNIVGQSQCASSSYSYGSQIKSSMICAASSGKDACQGDSGGPLVSGGVLVGVVSWGYGCALSNYPGVYADVAALRSWVVNAANSV; encoded by the coding sequence ATGTTGAAGTTCGTGATCTTGTTGTCTGCTGTCGCCTGCGCCCTGGGAGGCACCATCCCAGAGGGTCTCCTGCCCCAGCTGGATGGCCGCATTGTTGGAGGCTCCGccaccaccatcagcagcTTCCCCTGGCAGATCTCCCTGCAGCGCAGTGGCTCCCACTCCTGCGGTGGCTCGGTCTACTCCGCCAACATCATTGTGACCGCTGCTCACTGCCTGCAGTCCGTGTCCGCCTCGACCCTCCAGGTCCGTGCCGGTTCCACCTACTGGAGCTCCGGCGGCACCGCCGTCAAGGTTGCGTCCTTCAAGAACCACGAGGGCTACAACGCCAACACCATGGTCAACGACATCGCTGTCATCAGGTTGAGCTCTTCCCTGGGCTTCAGCTCCACCATCAAGGCTATCGGTCTGGCCAGCTCTGCTCCCGCTaacggtgctgctgcttccgtCTCCGGCTGGGGTACCCAGtcctccggctccagctccatcccCACCACCCTGCAGTACGTGAACGTGAACATCGTCGGCCAGTCGCAGTGCGCTTCCTCCAGCTACAGCTATGGTAGCCAGATCAAGTCCTCCATGATCTGCGCTGCTTCCAGCGGCAAGGATGCCTGCCAGGGTGATTCCGGCGGCCCATTGGTCTCCGGCGGTGTCCTCGTTGGTGTTGTGTCCTGGGGCTATGGATGCGCCCTGTCCAACTACCCCGGAGTGTACGCCGATGTTGCTGCCCTCCGCTCGTGGGTGGTCAACGCCGCCAACTCGGTCTAA
- the LOC4805110 gene encoding death-associated protein 1, with product MSDEQPNLVAGHPPALKAGGMRIVQHKPTASERAPKDAEDCTGLTQPVSVNSAVVSGAPVKGHTDFTPASAQVAHLPKPPMSVQQKTQNHIQQPRK from the exons ATGTCTGATGAACAACCCAATCTCGTGGCTGGACACCCACCTGCTT TGAAGGCAGGCGGCATGCGTATTGTCCAGCACAAGCCCACTGCATCGGAGCGTGCCCCCAAGGATGCCGAGGATTGCACTGGTCTGACA CAACCCGTTAGCGTGAACTCGGCTGTGGTGAGCGGTGCTCCCGTGAAGGGACACACGGACTTTACGCCAGCTTCTGCCCAGGTGGCACACTTGCCTAAGCCCCCAATGTCTGTTCAGCAGAAGACTCAGAATCACATTCAACAGCCCCGCAAGTGA